A genomic segment from Solenopsis invicta isolate M01_SB chromosome 5, UNIL_Sinv_3.0, whole genome shotgun sequence encodes:
- the LOC105195222 gene encoding bicaudal D-related protein homolog, producing the protein MLPKKEQQTEPYALEDMISDLQARRHSLDHDEVVQDPAELLKQRERDLVLAAELGKALLERNQELTKQAETLAEEYSAKLESLEQERHLLRRRLEEARDESEARALELQADVETLRSQLEEQNEKARRAERDQAALVAELTAQNTRLADQLREAAKQEEQLLVEVKVLREKCALRNTTLQDHVSSLEILRDEVQLVSAQRTELERRSLELREERARAMAALEEAEERATALERLGHEAEHRARLAERERDELASALAAIENERRTRSDSIHKPPRSLQAEMECEESGSSLGEQDDGSLRTEVTRATKRLRELCAHLRRGEDDSGLQSDCDESMLVINLNNSEAEVNTNERETHPSPTNCPGALLELVEEVYNLALSGRGAPGELGLAVELHRVREELENSREQYRIQEEELKRRGDTVLELTSKFSVCEAELRGVKEERDRARGDIEHSELTKDEIVAKAYKVRDQAVARQNRVEVELARTRIDILQADSQLKEAIKQKVELSQQLEQWQMDMQALLDEHVRSKLTPASQIVATKNGENSDMSAPARKKRSTGSTKKMFGLF; encoded by the exons ATGCTGCCGAAGAAGGAGCAGCAGACGGAGCCGTACGCTCTCGAGGACATGATATCGGATCTCCAAGCGAGGAGGCACTCGCTCGACCACGACGAAGTCGTGCAGGACCCGGCCGAGTTGCTCAAGCAACGCGAGAGGGACCTCGTCCTGGCCGCTGAGCTCGGCAAGGCTCTCCTCGAAAGGAATCAGGAGTTAACGAAGCAAGCCGAGACCCTGGCCGAGGAGTACTCCGCCAAATTGGAA AGTTTGGAGCAGGAGAGGCACCTGCTGCGAAGGAGACTCGAAGAAGCTAGAGATGAGAGCGAGGCAAGAGCGTTGGAACTACAGGCTGATGTGGAGACTCTTAGGAGTCAACTGGAGGAGCAAAATGAGAAGGCGAGGAGAGCGGAGCGCGACCAAGCCGCCCTCGTCGCGGAGCTGACGGCGCAAAACACGAGGCTGGCCGATCAGCTGAGAGAAGCTGCCAAACAGGAGGAGCAGCTGCTCGTGGAGGTGAAGGTGCTGCGGGAAAAATGCGCTCTCAGGAACACCACCCTGCAGGATCACGTCAGCAGCTTGGAGATCCTCAGGGACGAG GTACAACTGGTATCCGCACAAAGGACAGAGCTAGAAAGGCGGTCCTTGGAGCTGCGCGAAGAGAGGGCCAGGGCGATGGCGGCCCTCGAGGAAGCCGAGGAGAGAGCCACGGCCTTGGAGCGGCTCGGCCACGAAGCGGAACACCGCGCGAGACTGGCCGAGAGGGAGAG GGATGAGCTAGCGTCGGCGTTGGCGGCCATCGAGAATGAAAGAAGAACCCGGTCCGATTCGATACACAAACCACCGCGGTCTCTGCAAGCGGAGATGGAGTGCGAGGAGAGCGGCAGCTCACTCGGAGAACAGGACGATGGCAGTCTGAGAACGGAAGTGACGAGGGCGACGAAACGACTGAGGGAGTTGTGCGCCCATTTGAGACGCGGCGAAGATGACTCGGGTCTGCAGAGCGACTGCGACGAGTCCATGCTAGTGATCAATCTCAACAACTCCGAGGCAGAAGTGAACACCAACGAGCGGGAGACTCACCCTTCGCCA ACAAACTGTCCGGGTGCACTGTTAGAGCTGGTCGAAGAAGTCTACAATCTCGCGCTGTCGGGTAGAGGGGCCCCAGGGGAATTGGGATTGGCGGTGGAGCTTCATAGGGTACGAGAAGAACTGGAGAACTCTCGGGAGCAGTACAGGATACAGGAAGAGGAATTGAAGCGACGCGGCGATACTGTCTTGGAGCTGACGAGCAAGTTCAGCGTCTGCGAGGCTGAACTTCGCGGCGTCAAGGAGGAACGTGACAGAGCGAGGGGCGATATCGAGCACTCCGAGTTGACGAAGGACGAGATCGTAGCTAAAGCTTACAAGGTGCGGGATCAGGCGGTGGCCCGGCAGAACAGGGTAGAGGTAGAGCTGGCCAGAACGCGGATAGACATCCTGCAGGCCGACAGCCAGCTGAAGGAGGCGATCAAGCAGAAGGTCGAGCTCAGTCAGCAGCTGGAGCAGTGGCAGATGGACATGCAGGCGCTCCTGGACGAACACGTGCGCAGCAAACTGACCCCGGCCTCGCAGATCGTCGCCACGAAAAACGGCGAGAACTCGGACATGTCGGCACCGGCCAGGAAGAAGAGGAGCACCGGCTCGACGAAGAAGATGTTCGGCCTGTTTTGA